TTATTGGACCGAGCTTTTGGAACATTATTCTCGTTATTAGTTTAATTTCTTGGGCGAGCCCAGCGAGAGTAGTCCGTTCGCAAGTATTAACTTTAAAAACAAAAGGGTATGTGGAAGCGGCCAAATCGATAGGAACTGATATTAGAGTGATTTTGTTCCAGCACATTTTACCAGGGGTTATCCCTATCGCGCTCTCTCAATTTGTTTTAGCAGCTAGTCATGCCATCTTAATTGAGGCATCACTAAGTTTCTTAGGATTAGGAGATCCTTTCACCAAAAGCTGGGGTACGATTTTATATTACGCCCAAGCAAGAGGTGCCTTTTTAACAGATGCCTGGGTGTGGTGGATACTCCCGCCAGGTTTACTCATTACTACACTGGTAATTGGGTTTGCTTTTACGGGCTACTCGTTAGAAGAAATATTAAATCCACGTTTAAGAAAGGAGAGGTAAAGAGATGGGAACTGTATTATCAGTAGAAAAACTATCAACCTATTTTAAAACAGATAAAGGAATTGCCAAAGCTGTGGAAGACGTCTCCTTTACTGTAAACGAGGGTGAAATGCTTGGGTTGATTGGGGAATCAGGTTGTGGCAAAACAACCGTAGCCCAATCCATCTTACGGTTAATTGAGTATCCGGGTAAAGTAGTTAAAGGAAGTGT
This DNA window, taken from Bacillus carboniphilus, encodes the following:
- a CDS encoding ABC transporter permease; translated protein: MDKQKLKRYWRIMTSNNLGMIGLGILVVFLLIAIFAPVIAPFDPTERVGQPFMKPNGEFLLGTNDVGQDILSELLYGTRVSLLIGVIAALISIVLGCLVGVIAGYYGGKVDSLLMRLVDLVLVIPFLPLMILLAAFIGPSFWNIILVISLISWASPARVVRSQVLTLKTKGYVEAAKSIGTDIRVILFQHILPGVIPIALSQFVLAASHAILIEASLSFLGLGDPFTKSWGTILYYAQARGAFLTDAWVWWILPPGLLITTLVIGFAFTGYSLEEILNPRLRKER